One window from the genome of Streptomyces sp. NBC_00287 encodes:
- a CDS encoding NAD(P)H-binding protein: protein MILVTGATGTIGSELVRQLAARGEKVRALTREPAKAHMPSGVEVVRGDYLDPGSLEGAMSGVTAAFLLGAPGPDSRHDQHLVAAAVAAGVHRLVKLSAIGTGDPDVGPGGAWHVPGEQAVRDSGTEWTILRPSSFASNTLSWAQAVKQGEPVPNMTGDGVSGVIDPRDISEVAARILVDGGHAGRTYTLTGPETISVPGQAAVLASVLGRTITTQDLSPDETRDHLLTVWGFDEAQAAGILSGTAFVRAGGNAIVTEDVPQLLGKRARTYREWAEEHKEAFA from the coding sequence ATGATCCTCGTGACAGGTGCTACGGGCACCATCGGCAGTGAACTCGTACGACAGCTCGCGGCGCGCGGCGAGAAGGTGCGCGCCCTGACCCGGGAGCCGGCGAAGGCCCATATGCCCTCGGGGGTGGAGGTGGTGCGCGGGGACTACCTGGACCCGGGTTCCCTGGAGGGGGCGATGTCGGGGGTGACGGCCGCGTTCCTGCTGGGCGCACCCGGTCCGGATTCCCGGCACGACCAGCACCTGGTGGCGGCGGCAGTTGCGGCGGGCGTGCACCGGTTGGTGAAGCTCTCCGCGATCGGGACGGGTGATCCGGACGTCGGTCCTGGTGGCGCCTGGCACGTGCCCGGTGAGCAGGCGGTGCGGGACAGCGGCACCGAGTGGACCATCCTGCGGCCCTCGTCCTTCGCCTCGAACACGCTCAGCTGGGCGCAGGCCGTCAAGCAGGGCGAGCCGGTGCCGAACATGACCGGTGACGGGGTCTCGGGGGTGATCGATCCGCGGGACATCTCCGAGGTTGCGGCACGGATCCTCGTGGACGGGGGGCACGCGGGGCGGACGTACACCCTGACCGGGCCGGAGACGATCAGCGTCCCTGGACAGGCTGCCGTACTCGCTTCGGTCCTCGGCCGGACGATCACCACGCAGGACCTCTCGCCGGACGAGACACGCGACCACCTGCTCACCGTGTGGGGCTTCGACGAGGCCCAGGCGGCGGGCATCCTGTCCGGCACCGCCTTCGTCCGCGCCGGCGGCAACGCGATCGTCACCGAGGACGTACCCCAACTGCTGGGCAAGCGGGCTCGGACGTACCGGGAGTGGGCCGAGGAGCACAAGGAGGCGTTCGCGTAG
- a CDS encoding winged helix-turn-helix transcriptional regulator — MSPRRSYDQYCSAARALDVVGDRWTLLIVRELLAGPRRYTDLHADLPGVSTDVLASRLKDMERDGLTTRRRLPPPGAAYVYELTARGRELLPVLQALGTWGQAELGERRPTDAVRAHWFALPLLRVLEGEGLVEVRLEEGEFHLYVGAEEGPVYGDGPAPGEPDARLALDTDTCTAVARGELSVPDAVRDGRITVTGDGTLAKALREA; from the coding sequence ATGTCACCACGCCGAAGCTACGACCAGTACTGTTCCGCCGCCCGCGCCCTCGATGTCGTCGGCGACCGCTGGACCCTGCTGATCGTCCGCGAACTGCTGGCAGGGCCGCGCCGCTACACCGACCTGCACGCGGATCTGCCGGGCGTGAGCACCGACGTACTCGCCTCACGGCTGAAGGACATGGAGCGCGACGGGCTGACGACGCGCCGCCGACTGCCGCCGCCCGGAGCGGCCTATGTCTACGAACTCACCGCACGTGGAAGGGAGTTGCTCCCGGTCCTCCAGGCGCTCGGGACATGGGGCCAGGCCGAGCTCGGCGAGCGCAGGCCGACCGACGCGGTGCGCGCACACTGGTTCGCGCTGCCGCTGCTGCGGGTTCTGGAGGGAGAGGGGCTCGTCGAAGTGCGGCTGGAGGAGGGGGAGTTCCATCTGTACGTCGGTGCGGAGGAGGGGCCCGTCTACGGCGACGGTCCCGCGCCCGGCGAGCCCGACGCCCGTCTTGCCCTGGACACCGACACCTGTACGGCCGTGGCGCGGGGGGAGTTGAGCGTGCCGGACGCGGTACGGGACGGGCGGATCACGGTGACCGGAGACGGGACGCTCGCCAAGGCGTTGCGGGAGGCATAG
- a CDS encoding histidine phosphatase family protein, with product MGDLLLVRHGETAWSRSGRHTGSTDVPLTEHGREEARRLVPLIRSHRIGAAFVSPLQRARETALLIGLTETRIDPDLREWDYGGYEGVTTVEIQRERPGWFLFTDGVAPGPPEHPGESPQQVGERADRMLAKVDAALANTEGVVVLVAHGHVLRVLTARRLGLPPADGALFQLATGTVCRLSTEHGRPVIAGWNVRPGS from the coding sequence ATGGGTGATCTTCTGCTCGTGCGGCACGGTGAGACCGCTTGGTCCAGGTCGGGGCGGCACACCGGGTCGACGGACGTGCCGCTGACCGAGCACGGGCGGGAGGAGGCGCGGCGGCTGGTGCCGCTGATCCGCTCGCACCGGATCGGGGCCGCGTTCGTCAGCCCGCTCCAGCGGGCGCGGGAGACCGCCCTGCTGATCGGGTTGACGGAGACGCGGATCGATCCGGATCTGCGGGAGTGGGACTACGGCGGATACGAGGGCGTCACCACCGTCGAGATCCAGCGTGAGCGGCCCGGCTGGTTCCTGTTCACCGACGGGGTCGCGCCGGGGCCGCCGGAGCATCCCGGCGAGAGTCCGCAGCAGGTGGGCGAGCGCGCCGACCGGATGCTCGCCAAGGTCGACGCCGCGCTCGCCAACACGGAGGGGGTCGTGGTCCTGGTGGCCCACGGCCATGTTCTCCGGGTGCTCACCGCCCGTCGGCTCGGGCTGCCGCCGGCGGACGGGGCGCTGTTCCAGCTGGCCACCGGGACCGTGTGCCGGCTGAGCACCGAGCACGGGCGGCCGGTGATCGCGGGGTGGAATGTCAGACCCGGGTCGTAG
- a CDS encoding 3'-5' exonuclease yields the protein MSARRVKPSLYISVDIEADGPIPGPYSMLSLGAAVAGRQDAERFTAEDPERHTFYRELRPISEDFVPEALAVSGFDRERLGREGSEPAVALAEFGRWVGEVSEGAQPVMCGYPASYDWTFLYWYLIRFTGSSPFGHSGCLDMKTLYATKAGLPLRAVAKGTMPRHLLSRRRHTHHALDDAIEQAELFANLMAWPGPS from the coding sequence ATGTCCGCACGACGCGTCAAACCCAGCCTCTACATCTCCGTCGACATCGAGGCCGACGGCCCCATTCCGGGGCCGTACTCCATGCTCAGTCTCGGTGCCGCCGTCGCCGGGCGCCAGGACGCCGAGAGGTTCACGGCGGAGGATCCCGAGCGTCACACCTTCTACCGTGAACTCCGGCCGATCAGCGAGGACTTCGTGCCGGAGGCGCTCGCGGTCAGTGGGTTCGACCGGGAGCGCCTCGGCAGGGAAGGGAGTGAACCGGCCGTTGCCCTGGCGGAGTTCGGCCGGTGGGTCGGGGAGGTCAGCGAGGGCGCGCAGCCGGTCATGTGCGGCTACCCGGCCTCGTACGACTGGACCTTTCTGTACTGGTACTTGATCCGGTTCACCGGGTCGAGTCCCTTCGGGCACTCCGGATGCCTCGACATGAAGACGCTCTACGCGACCAAGGCCGGGCTGCCGCTGCGGGCCGTCGCCAAGGGGACGATGCCGCGCCACCTGCTGAGCAGGCGGCGCCACACGCATCACGCCCTGGACGACGCGATCGAACAGGCCGAGCTGTTCGCCAATCTCATGGCGTGGCCGGGGCCGTCCTGA
- a CDS encoding MFS transporter, with translation MTAIIESRSRATQRTYSRWVSLMILCAGTLMTILDGNIVTVAMPAIQSDLGFTASGLAWVVNAYLIPFGGLLLLAGRLGDLVGRKRMFTAGLAVFTVASVWCGVASSQGALIAARALQGVGGAMTTAVVLGMLVSLFPEPREQARAIAVFSAVGAAGGALGTFLGGALTEALNWHWIFLINLPIGVVSWVAAVRVLDREPGAGLGKGADYPGAALVTGALMLTVYVIVGAGERGLNETLLMALPALALFLGFTLRQARAARPLLRLRLFGSRLLAGANAVQILMIATMYGFQFIGALYIQRVLGYGELLTGTAFLPAPIVIGVLMLGLSARVVGRYGAYRVLLVGLALITVGMGLLGRAPAGGSYAVDVLPAMLLLSVGFAAAMPALTGLAMSGAREEDAGAASGLFNTTQVVGGSLGLAVLSVLAAGHTEGLVADGAEMLSATAEGYQLAFRMAALVAAGALLLAAAVLRPRD, from the coding sequence ATGACGGCCATCATCGAGTCCCGGTCACGGGCGACGCAACGCACGTACTCCCGCTGGGTGTCCCTGATGATCCTCTGCGCGGGGACGCTGATGACCATCCTGGACGGCAACATCGTGACGGTGGCGATGCCGGCCATCCAGAGCGACCTCGGCTTTACGGCGTCGGGCCTTGCGTGGGTGGTCAACGCCTATCTGATCCCCTTCGGCGGGCTGTTGCTGCTGGCGGGGCGGCTCGGTGATCTGGTCGGGCGCAAGCGGATGTTCACGGCCGGGCTTGCGGTGTTCACGGTGGCGTCGGTGTGGTGCGGGGTGGCGTCGTCCCAGGGCGCGCTGATCGCCGCGCGTGCGTTGCAGGGTGTCGGCGGGGCGATGACGACCGCCGTGGTGCTGGGGATGCTGGTGTCGTTGTTCCCCGAGCCTCGTGAACAGGCCCGGGCCATCGCGGTGTTCAGTGCGGTGGGGGCGGCCGGTGGGGCGCTCGGCACCTTTCTCGGCGGGGCGTTGACCGAGGCGCTGAACTGGCACTGGATCTTTCTGATCAACCTGCCGATCGGGGTGGTGTCGTGGGTGGCCGCGGTGCGGGTGCTGGACCGGGAGCCGGGGGCCGGGCTGGGGAAGGGCGCGGACTATCCGGGGGCGGCGCTGGTGACGGGGGCGCTGATGCTGACGGTGTACGTGATCGTGGGGGCGGGTGAACGAGGGCTCAACGAAACGCTGTTGATGGCGCTGCCGGCTCTGGCACTGTTCCTGGGATTCACCCTCCGGCAGGCGCGGGCCGCTCGGCCGTTGCTGCGACTGCGGCTGTTCGGGTCTCGGCTCCTGGCCGGGGCGAACGCGGTCCAGATCCTGATGATCGCGACGATGTACGGCTTCCAGTTCATCGGGGCGCTGTACATCCAGCGGGTGCTGGGGTACGGGGAGCTGCTGACCGGGACGGCGTTTCTCCCGGCTCCGATCGTGATCGGGGTGCTGATGCTGGGGTTGTCGGCGCGGGTTGTGGGGCGGTACGGGGCGTATCGGGTGCTGTTGGTGGGGCTGGCGCTGATCACCGTGGGCATGGGGCTGTTGGGGCGGGCGCCGGCGGGGGGTTCGTACGCGGTGGACGTCCTTCCGGCGATGCTCCTGCTGTCGGTCGGGTTCGCGGCGGCGATGCCCGCGCTGACGGGGCTGGCGATGTCGGGGGCTCGGGAGGAGGACGCGGGGGCTGCGTCCGGACTGTTCAACACCACGCAGGTGGTGGGTGGTTCGCTGGGGCTGGCGGTGCTGTCGGTGCTGGCGGCCGGCCACACGGAGGGGCTCGTGGCGGACGGTGCCGAGATGCTGTCGGCCACGGCTGAGGGGTACCAGCTGGCCTTCCGGATGGCTGCCCTCGTGGCCGCGGGGGCGCTGCTGCTGGCGGCCGCTGTCCTTCGGCCCCGGGACTGA
- a CDS encoding winged helix-turn-helix transcriptional regulator, protein MSQRNTGVTAQVVNAHACPVREVLDRVAGKWSVQILVAAAHGPIRFTELERSIEGISRRMLTLTLRNLERDGLVTRTVHPTVPPKVEYELTPQARELHETLQRLTDWAERNRVYIAESRAAYDEEHTPELV, encoded by the coding sequence ATGTCCCAGAGGAACACCGGTGTTACCGCGCAGGTCGTGAACGCGCACGCCTGCCCCGTCCGGGAAGTTCTTGACAGGGTCGCCGGAAAATGGAGCGTGCAGATCCTGGTGGCCGCCGCCCACGGCCCCATCCGCTTCACGGAGTTGGAGCGCAGCATCGAGGGCATCAGCCGCCGCATGCTGACGCTCACCCTGCGCAATCTGGAGCGCGACGGCCTCGTCACGCGCACCGTGCACCCGACGGTGCCGCCGAAGGTGGAGTACGAACTCACCCCACAGGCCCGCGAGTTGCACGAGACCCTGCAACGCCTCACCGACTGGGCCGAGCGCAACCGGGTGTACATCGCCGAGTCGAGGGCGGCCTACGACGAGGAGCACACGCCGGAGCTGGTGTGA
- a CDS encoding 8-oxoguanine deaminase, with protein MAADQRIVIENCAIATVDANDTEHASGYVVLGGNRIEALGAGKAPEGLENVVRRIDATGHLVTPGLVNTHHHFYQWITRGLATDHNLFNWLVALYPTWARIDEQMTYSAAQGSLAMMARGGVTTAMDHHYVFPHGSGDLSGSIIRAAREMGVRFTLARGSMDRSEKDGGLPPDFAVETLDGALAATEATVKEHHDASFDAMTQVAVAPCSPFSVSTELLRQGAELARSLGVRLHTHGSETVEEEKFCHELFGMGPTDYFESTGWLGEDVWMAHCVHMNDSDIAAFARTKTGVAHCPSSNARLAAGIARVPDMLAAGVPVGLGVDGTASNESGELHTELRNALLINRLGAHREAALNARQALRLGTYGGAQVLGRSSQIGSLEPGKLADLVLWKLDTLAHASIADPVTALVFGAAAPVTASFVNGEQIVENNRLLHVDEDTIARSTREQAQRLARIAAQG; from the coding sequence ATGGCAGCAGACCAGCGCATCGTCATCGAGAACTGTGCGATCGCGACCGTCGACGCGAACGACACCGAGCACGCCTCGGGCTACGTCGTCCTGGGCGGCAACCGCATCGAGGCGCTGGGCGCCGGCAAGGCCCCCGAGGGCCTGGAGAACGTCGTACGGCGCATCGACGCCACCGGCCACCTCGTGACCCCCGGCCTGGTCAACACCCACCACCACTTCTACCAGTGGATCACCCGGGGCCTGGCCACCGACCACAACCTCTTCAACTGGCTCGTCGCCCTGTACCCGACCTGGGCACGCATCGACGAGCAGATGACCTACTCGGCCGCGCAGGGCTCGCTGGCCATGATGGCCCGCGGCGGTGTCACCACCGCCATGGACCACCACTACGTCTTCCCGCACGGCTCCGGCGACCTGTCCGGTTCGATCATCCGCGCCGCCCGCGAGATGGGTGTCCGCTTCACCCTCGCCCGCGGCTCGATGGACCGCAGCGAGAAGGACGGCGGTCTGCCCCCGGACTTCGCCGTCGAGACCCTGGACGGCGCGCTCGCCGCCACCGAGGCCACCGTCAAGGAGCACCACGACGCCTCCTTCGACGCGATGACCCAGGTCGCCGTCGCGCCCTGCTCGCCCTTCTCCGTCTCCACCGAACTGCTGCGCCAGGGCGCCGAACTCGCCCGCAGCCTCGGCGTACGGCTGCACACCCACGGCTCGGAGACGGTCGAGGAGGAGAAGTTCTGCCACGAGCTGTTCGGCATGGGCCCGACCGACTACTTCGAGTCCACCGGCTGGCTCGGTGAGGACGTGTGGATGGCGCACTGCGTCCACATGAACGACTCCGACATCGCCGCCTTCGCCCGTACGAAGACGGGTGTTGCCCACTGTCCCTCGTCGAACGCCCGTCTCGCGGCCGGCATCGCCCGCGTCCCCGACATGCTGGCGGCCGGCGTCCCGGTCGGCCTCGGCGTCGACGGTACGGCGTCCAACGAGTCCGGTGAGCTGCACACCGAACTGCGCAACGCCCTGCTCATCAACCGCCTCGGCGCGCACCGGGAAGCGGCGTTGAACGCCCGCCAGGCGCTGCGCCTCGGCACCTACGGCGGCGCCCAGGTCCTGGGCCGTTCCTCGCAGATCGGCTCCCTGGAGCCGGGCAAGCTCGCCGACCTGGTGCTGTGGAAGCTCGACACCCTGGCCCACGCCTCGATCGCCGACCCGGTGACCGCGCTGGTCTTCGGCGCGGCCGCCCCGGTCACCGCCTCCTTCGTCAACGGCGAGCAGATCGTGGAGAACAACCGACTGCTCCATGTCGACGAGGACACCATCGCCCGCTCCACGCGGGAGCAGGCCCAGCGCCTGGCGCGGATCGCCGCGCAGGGCTGA
- a CDS encoding nucleobase:cation symporter-2 family protein, with amino-acid sequence MSAHPVDEKLPAAKMATTGLQHVAAMYAGVVAPPLIVGAAIGLSGTELTFLTGACLFTAGLATFLQTLGIWKIGARLPFVNGVTFAGVAPMTAIVASTDDKSDALPIIFGAVIVAGVLGFIAAPFFSKMVRFFPPVVTGTVITLIGVSLLPVAFGWAQGPNPVADDYGSSTNLGLAAGTLLIVLLLRRFTRGFVKQIAVLLGLVAGTLLAIPFGVTDFGPVADADVIGFPTPFHFGAPQFQIAAIVSMIVVMVVSMTESTADMLALGEIVDRPADEKTIAAGLRADALGSAISPLFNGFMCSAFAQNIGLVAMTKIRSRYVVAAGGGFLVLMGLCPMAASLIAVVPRPVLGGAGVVLFGSVAASGIQTLVRAGLEKDNNVLIVAVSLAVGIIPISAPEFYHSFPETARIVLDSGISTGCVVAVLLNLVFNHLGTDRDAEDVTHPMEAGEELRTAPATP; translated from the coding sequence GTGTCCGCCCACCCCGTCGACGAGAAACTGCCCGCCGCCAAAATGGCGACAACCGGCCTGCAACATGTGGCCGCCATGTACGCGGGCGTCGTCGCCCCACCCCTGATCGTCGGCGCGGCCATCGGCTTGTCCGGCACCGAACTGACCTTCCTCACCGGCGCCTGCCTCTTCACGGCGGGCCTCGCGACCTTCCTCCAGACCCTCGGCATCTGGAAGATCGGCGCCCGACTTCCCTTCGTCAACGGCGTCACCTTCGCCGGCGTCGCCCCCATGACCGCGATCGTCGCCTCCACCGACGACAAGTCCGACGCGCTGCCGATCATCTTCGGAGCGGTGATCGTCGCGGGCGTCCTGGGCTTCATAGCGGCCCCGTTCTTCAGCAAGATGGTCCGCTTCTTCCCACCGGTGGTCACCGGCACGGTGATCACCCTGATCGGCGTCTCGCTGCTCCCGGTGGCCTTCGGCTGGGCGCAGGGCCCCAACCCCGTGGCGGACGACTACGGTTCGAGCACCAACCTCGGCCTGGCGGCCGGGACGCTGCTGATCGTTCTGTTGCTACGCCGCTTCACGCGCGGCTTCGTCAAGCAGATCGCCGTACTGCTGGGCCTGGTGGCGGGCACCCTCCTCGCGATCCCCTTCGGTGTCACGGACTTCGGCCCGGTGGCGGACGCGGATGTGATCGGCTTCCCGACCCCGTTCCACTTCGGCGCACCGCAGTTCCAGATCGCCGCGATCGTCTCGATGATCGTGGTGATGGTGGTCTCGATGACCGAATCGACCGCGGACATGCTGGCGTTGGGCGAGATAGTGGACCGACCGGCGGACGAGAAGACGATCGCGGCCGGCCTGCGAGCGGACGCCCTGGGCTCGGCGATCAGCCCGCTGTTCAACGGCTTCATGTGCAGCGCCTTCGCGCAGAACATCGGCCTGGTCGCGATGACGAAGATCCGCAGCCGCTACGTCGTGGCAGCGGGCGGCGGCTTCCTCGTCCTGATGGGCCTGTGCCCGATGGCCGCCTCGCTGATCGCGGTCGTACCGCGCCCGGTGCTGGGCGGAGCGGGCGTGGTCCTGTTCGGCTCGGTGGCGGCGAGCGGTATCCAGACGCTGGTCCGGGCCGGACTGGAGAAGGACAACAACGTCCTGATCGTCGCCGTATCCCTGGCGGTGGGCATCATCCCGATCTCCGCCCCGGAGTTCTACCACTCCTTCCCGGAGACCGCCCGGATCGTCCTGGACTCCGGTATCTCGACGGGCTGTGTGGTGGCGGTCCTGCTGAACCTGGTCTTCAACCACCTGGGCACGGACCGCGACGCCGAGGATGTCACCCACCCGATGGAGGCGGGCGAGGAGCTCAGGACGGCCCCGGCCACGCCATGA
- a CDS encoding acyl-CoA thioesterase → MTEPFSVPVTVRGYETDVQGHLNQAVYLNYAEHARWSMLRAAGITQAGLIGKGVGPVALETTIRYQRELLAGDEVEVTCAFEWGEGKTFRMRQTITKTDGTVAAEITAVGGLLDLTSRKLIADPQDYFKELASDPALFGL, encoded by the coding sequence GTGACCGAGCCGTTCTCCGTTCCGGTGACCGTCCGTGGGTACGAGACGGATGTGCAGGGGCATCTCAACCAGGCCGTGTACCTCAATTACGCGGAGCACGCCCGCTGGTCGATGCTGCGGGCCGCCGGTATCACCCAGGCCGGACTGATCGGCAAGGGTGTGGGTCCGGTCGCCCTGGAGACGACCATCCGCTACCAGCGGGAGCTGCTCGCCGGGGACGAGGTCGAAGTGACCTGCGCCTTCGAGTGGGGCGAGGGCAAGACCTTCCGGATGCGGCAGACGATCACGAAGACGGACGGCACGGTGGCGGCGGAGATCACGGCAGTCGGCGGGCTGCTGGATCTCACGTCACGCAAGCTGATCGCCGATCCGCAGGACTACTTCAAGGAACTCGCCTCGGATCCCGCGCTGTTCGGCCTGTAG
- a CDS encoding pyridoxal phosphate-dependent aminotransferase, with translation MEFRQSNKLSEVCYEIRGPVIEHADALEKAGHSVLRLNTGNPALFGFEAPEEILQDMIRMLPQAHGYTDSRGILSARRAVAGRYQTLGLEVGVDDVFLGNGISELISMAVTALVEDGDEVLIPAPDFPLWTAVTTLAGGKAVHYLCDEQADWYPDLDDMASKITDRTKAVVIINPNNPTGAVYPKEIIEGILDLARRHGLMVFADEIYDQILYDDAVHHSAAALAPDLVVLTFCGLSKTYRVAGFRSGWLVVTGPKQHAKNYLEGLTMLASMRLCANAPAQYAIQAALGGRQSINELTAPGGRLHEQRNVAWEKLNEIPGVSCVKPKGSLYAFPRLDPKVHKIHDDEKFVLDLLLREKIQVVQGTGFNWPTPDHFRILTLPHAEDLEAAIGRIGRFLSGYRQ, from the coding sequence ATGGAGTTCCGGCAGTCGAACAAGCTCAGCGAGGTCTGTTACGAGATCCGCGGCCCGGTGATCGAGCACGCCGACGCGCTGGAGAAGGCGGGCCACAGTGTGCTGCGCCTGAACACCGGCAACCCCGCGCTCTTCGGCTTCGAGGCGCCGGAGGAGATCCTCCAGGACATGATCCGGATGCTCCCCCAGGCACACGGCTACACCGACTCCCGGGGCATCCTCTCCGCCCGCCGGGCCGTCGCGGGGCGCTACCAGACCCTGGGCCTGGAGGTCGGCGTCGACGACGTCTTCCTCGGCAACGGCATCTCCGAGCTGATCTCGATGGCGGTGACCGCGCTGGTCGAGGACGGCGACGAGGTCCTGATCCCGGCCCCGGACTTCCCGCTCTGGACGGCCGTGACAACTCTCGCGGGCGGCAAGGCGGTCCACTACCTCTGCGACGAACAGGCCGACTGGTACCCGGACCTGGACGACATGGCGTCGAAGATCACGGATCGCACCAAGGCCGTTGTCATCATCAACCCCAACAACCCCACGGGCGCGGTCTACCCCAAGGAGATCATCGAGGGCATCCTCGACCTCGCCCGCCGCCACGGCCTGATGGTCTTCGCGGACGAGATCTACGACCAGATCCTGTACGACGACGCGGTCCACCACTCGGCCGCGGCCCTCGCCCCCGACCTGGTCGTGCTGACCTTCTGCGGTCTGTCGAAGACGTACCGGGTGGCGGGCTTCCGCTCGGGCTGGCTGGTAGTGACCGGCCCCAAGCAGCACGCCAAGAACTACCTGGAGGGCCTGACCATGCTGGCCTCCATGCGGCTGTGCGCCAATGCGCCCGCGCAGTACGCCATCCAGGCCGCCCTCGGCGGCCGCCAGTCCATCAACGAGCTGACCGCGCCGGGCGGGCGCCTGCACGAACAGCGCAACGTGGCCTGGGAGAAGCTCAACGAGATCCCCGGGGTGTCGTGCGTGAAGCCGAAGGGCTCGCTGTACGCGTTCCCGCGCCTCGACCCCAAGGTCCACAAGATCCACGACGACGAGAAGTTCGTCCTGGACCTGCTGCTGCGGGAGAAGATCCAGGTGGTGCAGGGAACCGGCTTCAACTGGCCGACTCCCGACCACTTCCGCATCCTCACCCTTCCGCACGCGGAGGACCTGGAGGCGGCGATCGGCCGGATCGGGCGGTTCCTGAGCGGATACCGCCAGTAG
- a CDS encoding AraC family transcriptional regulator has product MTNARAEQALPMPEALRPWIPTISAVSAVGPPEEAFVHLPDAGTKVVVRVGVTGHRDVLAVGPRVRASYHDRKALASCVEMRLAPGTARPLLGIPAVALVGQVVPLGELPSSTAHQLERELRWLAPEETVAHLADVLPERLTAAADRTRSELVRAGVDALSVRIGHAPGQVSEVARELAVSERQLRNLFAEGVGLSPKHYARINRVRTVLTHATSAPWAELAAATGYYDQSHMTSDFRSLMGVPPRSYFTGRLPAATPCQAGLRP; this is encoded by the coding sequence GTGACGAACGCACGTGCCGAGCAGGCCCTTCCCATGCCCGAGGCCCTGCGTCCCTGGATCCCCACAATCAGCGCCGTGTCCGCCGTCGGCCCGCCCGAGGAGGCGTTCGTGCACCTCCCGGACGCGGGCACGAAGGTCGTCGTACGGGTGGGGGTGACGGGGCACCGCGACGTCCTCGCCGTCGGACCACGGGTGCGGGCCTCCTACCACGACCGCAAGGCCCTCGCCTCCTGCGTGGAGATGCGGCTCGCACCCGGCACGGCCCGCCCCCTGCTGGGCATCCCGGCGGTCGCGCTGGTGGGGCAAGTCGTGCCACTGGGTGAGCTGCCGAGCAGCACGGCACATCAACTGGAGCGCGAATTGCGGTGGTTGGCACCGGAAGAGACAGTGGCCCACCTGGCGGACGTCCTTCCCGAGCGGCTGACGGCCGCCGCCGACCGGACCCGCTCCGAGCTGGTGCGGGCCGGGGTCGACGCGCTGTCGGTACGGATCGGTCACGCACCGGGACAGGTCAGCGAGGTGGCCCGTGAACTGGCGGTCAGCGAGCGCCAGTTGCGCAACCTCTTCGCGGAGGGCGTGGGCCTGTCCCCCAAGCACTACGCCCGGATCAACCGCGTACGCACGGTCCTCACCCACGCCACGTCCGCGCCCTGGGCCGAACTCGCCGCCGCCACCGGCTACTACGACCAGTCGCACATGACGTCCGACTTCCGCTCCCTGATGGGCGTCCCGCCCCGCTCGTACTTCACCGGCCGGCTGCCCGCGGCCACGCCCTGCCAGGCCGGCCTTCGCCCCTGA
- the pucL gene encoding factor-independent urate hydroxylase, whose amino-acid sequence MPTILGQNQYGKAENRVVKITRDGATHHIKDLNVSVALSGDMEEVHYSGSNANVLPTDTTKNTVYAFAKEYGIESAEQFGIHLARHFVTSQEPIKTARIRIEEYAWERIETSDANSKFIGADEVKHSFVRQGQETRVTQITYDGSSWEVISGLKDLVVMNSTNSEFWGYVKDKYTTLQEAYDRILATQVSGRWRFNWTDDEQKMPNWEKSYEQVKKHMLQAFAETYSLSLQQTLYQMGSRIINSRSEIDEVRFSLPNKHHFLVDLEPFGLKNDNEVYYAADRPYGLIEATILRDGCEAKIPVDLTNL is encoded by the coding sequence ATGCCCACGATCCTGGGACAGAACCAGTACGGCAAGGCCGAGAACCGAGTCGTAAAGATCACGCGGGACGGCGCCACCCATCACATCAAGGACCTCAATGTATCCGTGGCGCTGAGCGGCGACATGGAGGAGGTCCACTACTCCGGCTCCAACGCCAACGTCCTGCCGACCGACACCACCAAGAACACGGTGTACGCGTTCGCCAAGGAGTACGGCATCGAGTCCGCCGAGCAGTTCGGCATTCACCTCGCCCGGCACTTCGTGACCTCGCAGGAGCCGATCAAGACCGCGCGGATCCGTATCGAGGAGTACGCCTGGGAGCGGATCGAGACCTCCGACGCCAACTCCAAGTTCATCGGCGCCGACGAGGTCAAGCACTCCTTCGTACGCCAGGGCCAGGAGACCCGCGTCACCCAGATCACCTACGACGGCTCGTCGTGGGAGGTCATCTCGGGTCTGAAGGACCTGGTCGTGATGAACTCGACCAACTCCGAGTTCTGGGGCTACGTCAAGGACAAGTACACGACCCTCCAGGAGGCCTACGACCGGATCCTCGCGACCCAGGTCTCCGGCCGCTGGCGGTTCAACTGGACCGACGACGAGCAGAAGATGCCCAACTGGGAGAAGTCCTACGAGCAGGTGAAGAAGCACATGCTCCAGGCCTTCGCCGAGACGTACTCGCTCTCGCTCCAGCAGACGCTGTACCAGATGGGCTCGCGCATCATCAACAGCCGCAGCGAGATCGACGAGGTCCGCTTCTCGCTCCCGAACAAGCACCACTTCCTGGTGGACCTGGAGCCGTTCGGGCTCAAGAACGACAACGAGGTCTACTACGCCGCCGACCGCCCGTACGGCCTGATCGAGGCCACCATCCTGCGGGACGGCTGCGAGGCGAAGATCCCGGTGGATCTCACCAACCTCTGA